Within Sorghum bicolor cultivar BTx623 chromosome 2, Sorghum_bicolor_NCBIv3, whole genome shotgun sequence, the genomic segment ATAACTGGGTTGGGCTATCAGCCCATTAATCATGGTGCCAGTACCTTGGCCATAATAGATGATTACATAGTTGTAGAAAATGTGGTACATTGAGAATGAAACTTTTGCTTTATATTTCAAATTTACAATAATAGCAGCTGCAATCTACTttcttccaaattataagtcattctaaaaatcttagagagttaAAGTATATTAAGTCTGACTAAATTTATaggataagataataatatttatgatatcaactaagtatcactagattcttcattaattatattttcatagtattatctatttgatgttttaaatctttgtgatttttttaaattttggttaaacttgatATACTTAGAATGACTTAGGATGAagagagtattttttttttatgaacCAGACATGGAGATTTTTTTGCTTTTTGCAAATGGACTTCAAGAAGGCCTGTTTTTTAGATGGGCCACGGAGATTTGACGACCCTCTCAGATTTGAGGGCTCTTAAGAGAAATCTTGTTGGTGTGGGTGCTCCGTGCTCACGCGCGTGGTCAGGAGGAGCAGGCATGGCGACCAGCAGCGCGTGCACTACACCAAGAGAGAGAAACAGGAAAGATTGTCTGACTGACGAGCGAGGCCCCACTATGACGATAGTTAACAGAGCTACTGCCCTATCTACCCGCAttcctccaaccaaacaagAAAATGAACCATTTCATTTTGCAACAAACAAGCCACTAAACATATAACCTTTTGATTTTTGAAATCAGAGATGAAACCATTTTATTCTAACTTGTCCTCTAACCAAACCTTTTAGGGAGTGTTTTTAAcaagtactgtagcattttcgtcttatttgtcaattagtgtctaatcacggactaattagacttaaaagattcatcttgcaaacTACTCTCTAACTTTGTTTTTAAtttcataaatagtctatatttagtactccacaCATATGTACAaacattcaatgtgacggaagtTAAACTTTACATAAGGCAACCAAACGGAGCCTAATTCTCAAAATCAGAGATAAAACTATTCTATCCTACATCCTACCTCGCTCTCTAACCCCTAACCTAACTCGTTCTCTATCAAACCTTTGAATTCTCaaaatcagagacaaaactaaaCTCACTCTCTAACCAAACCAACCCTTGTTAAATGGGACGCCAAGGTTGAAGTCTCGTTCGCTTTGCCTCCCTATAATCACTTTAAACTGAAAAAACGAACATTCCTGTGCTGGAAAACTCAATATAAAGATCACTTTACCACGTatttcgtatttatttttttattcttcGCATTTCTTGTGCTAGTTGCAATATATATGGGTACTCATTTACCCTTGCTTTCATTCATCGACCAAAGCCCTAGGCTAAATCCCCAGACACAACTGACTGTCATGCTACAAAAAGTTAATACAAATGTTCGACATAAGACCGGATGGAGTTACATATATTAATTTAAGAACCATGGCATCTCCGATAAACCACACATCACAGCTATCCTCAAACAAATTCACCCAGCTATTCACATACAATGGGAAGAGCTAAACTACAAAAGAAAAACCATTTAACTCTACGGGTCATCACAACAGTTCCAATTTTACAAATCATACACACAACACATACTAGTACATCAAGAAAAACCTTAGCTCTGAGGTTCTACCAATGATCTAATGAAAGACCTTCTCCACCATACCTGGAATGCTCTAATAAGGTTTGGACATTCAGCTCCTTTGGTCGCGTAGAACTGGAACCATTCCTCGAACAAACATTGCTGCTGCCTGAGAGGGAGGGTTAAAAGGCCCCGCCCTAAATTCTCCTCCAGGGATCTTAGGTCTAGACCTTTGGGGCAGCGCTGAAGCCAGCCAAAATCCAACAGCATTGTGCTGAACCACCCACGAAAGAGGAGGCTTCGCACGTCACCACGACACTGCACTTTTCCTTTACCAAGTGCAATGAACACACCAGCTGATATTCGGCTTAGCTCATACCTGACCATCGCTGATGCTTGCTCGTGCATCCTAATGAGCATGTCTTGCTTCGCCCACAGTTCTACAAATTCTTCTGCAATGTCATTGTTTACTAGAATCTCCAAGAGCCAATTGAGGTTCTCTGCTTGCCTAGAGACTCGCTCAATCAGTGGTTTACTCCCCCTAACTGCCACAGCCTGACCTGTATAATCTGTTGGTTCTCTGGCCTCTTCAAAGAGATCAACCAGTGACTCCAGACATGAATAACAGATCTGGTACAGGCTCTCCTTGTTTAGCCCTGACGAGTCCTTTTGATAGACTGAACTTTTGCTTAGAAGACCATTTACCAAAGATTGCATGTCTTTTCTGGCTGCAGTACTGGTGCTGCTAGTGACAGATTGAATAAGCTGTACAGTGAGGTCATCTGAGCTATTCCAGTTGTGTGGCCTCAATCTAGCCAGTATATCCTGGGATATTGCTTCATCAAAAGTGAATCTTGCAAAGAGATTCTTCAGCTTCTCCTCCTCATTCTCATTCCAGGGAACAGCTTCTATGTATGTCAAACATGATTTGATTCCCTTGTTGAACATGATAGAGGAACATACCTACATTTCAAAGCAAAGCATCGTTTAGTAAAGTTAAGTGCAATCAACATTTAAGTAGCCTGATGAAAGAAGTTAATAGAAAAGGAAAGGTACTTGTATTTGCAAACTTTCTGACATGAGAAGTACCAGTTGTAAATTTAGAAAACTATCGCTGGATATTAATTATTGTTATTCAAAATACTCTACAGTCTAATCAAATTCACTACTTCAATATACGAATTAGTTTGGGAAACAAAAAGAACATATGACTTGTGAAAGAAGCATTGCCGTCATACTAACATGTAGCATGTCCACAAAACTCACTCTacacattttgcaaaaagtaAATATTTATCGATTGTATCAGATTAAGTGTTAAATATTTATCGATTGTATCAGATTAAGTGTTAATTTATCAGAAAGACATGTATGAAATTAGTCCATTCTATTCCTGGAATAGAAGTTCAGAATACTTTAATTAGATAtttggtactccctccgtcccaaaataagtgtcgttttcgcttcccgagaaataactttagttaaatatatagtaaaaaatattaatatttataatacataattaatatcattggaaagatctttaagtctagttttttaacaaatttatttagagatataaatattgcacatattttctacaaatcgagtcaaacttgtggcacgaaaacctaaaacgacactctttttgggacggagggagtacatattAGCAACAGTGGCCAATTTAACTCATCCAACTACCAAATATATCTAATACAGAGATAATGTTATCTGGTCATCTAGTCAATCCTAGTTGCCAGGGGACTGACCGGGAGACTAATTGCAATCAGCCAAACCAGCCCGACTAGTTGAGCCTAGTCAACCATATGGTTGTCCAGTATATTCTATGGCATATATACTATgaagtatatatataaatcAAGAAGCAGGAGTATAAAAGCACTAGAGCAGCAGATTCTTGTGAAAAATGATGATAAGCTCATCTTCGTAATCCCTTGGAGCTGGACTGTTGGAGCAGTGAcccgacggcggcagcagcttcTGCACCCGGACAGTTCTTGATCTGCCTGAGGTGGCTGCTCCTGTGTGCCGCGAGATCCGCTGACCAGCGGATGCAAAGGAGAGAGGCAGCAGCAGCTTGGAGGAGGTCACGGCAGGCAGAGAACAATGCAGTAGCAGCCAAAAGTGCTGCAGTTCTGTTTTTCCCAGACACACGAGCTGCCTTGCAGCTGGTGACTATGACATGGATATGGGAAGGAATCAGCCTCCACTCTGCTGTGAAGTTGTGCATGTGAGAGAAACCCTATTTGGCTGAAATAAAGAAATCCAAGTGACCCGGTGACCAGCCTGCAGCCCAGCTTACAATGTCCAAATATTtgtccatcaactaatcataggacTAGAATTCTTATTGCTCTAATCGAGTTGCAGTGCCTAGTCAAAGTTTTAGGACGAATTAGCCTGACTAATCACAATTAAACAGACAACCAGATAAAATTGACAGAGCAGTAAACACTGAGTTAGGAGTGAAATTATGGTGGTTCTACATAGTAGAGAAATAGCAATGCAACAACAACGGCTACTTAGAAGCTATTAACCTTAGAAAGGTGTTACACGAATATTGGAAACGATAATGGCTACTTAGAGAAGCTCATGCTGAGCCCCCAGAACATATATGTTGTTGTTGCGACACTTGTGCCTAGATTCTCAAGTGATACTCGTACTACCTTATCCACATTCCATAGTAGTAATGTTGGAAAAGAAATTACATCTGTAGTGAATAACTTCTGCCTCTTCTTTGGAAAAGGACATGCTATCAAATACATGGCTTGAGCCATTGCTTTTTCTAGGCGTTTGTGTCTTCAGGAAAGTCATTGAAAATTGTAATTTGACAGTGTTTTTCATCACAAATCTACTTGTAACATTTTCATGGGATAAATCAATATACTCTCATGTACATTGGTGGTCAGTTTTAAAACTTTGATTGCATACACTTAAACTAAAAATAATCATTTTTCAATGGAGGGAGCAATTAACACTGCATGATTTACATGCCAAAATAAAGTGTAAATTGAATAGAAAAGCATGGAGTCACTGATTTTGATGAAAGCATTACTAGATAAACACCAAATACGATGCCTATAGCCTGTGTTAGATATGTTGTCCTAGAATACTTTATCTATACCAACAAAGTAACAACACTTGCAGCTGTCAACGGTATGACTATGCGCCTGGGGACATATAGTAGTAAGACTACTGCACACCATTCTTAAAACCAGGCAATGTGCCATTAAGAAAACCACAATCAAATATAAATACCATGAAGGGACAAACATTTTGCTGGCAACCCCGCTTAATTGCCCACTGATAGacagtgaaaaaaaaagagtggtCAGTACTGAATCAGAGTATCCGACACTGTCTCACTCACTGGTGCCATACCAACAAGAAGCGTTGAGAACAAATAAGAGAGGCTTGCAATTTCATCTTCCTCACCTCAAGCACATCTATGGCCCTCGACACGCCGGCAGCCGCAAGACACCGCACTGGATGAGGGTCGTACATGAGCTCGACCGCGGCCCTGAAAGCATCCAAATTCTCCACCCCGTCCACCTCGATCCTCTTCCCTCCAGCGCCGGCGCCAGCAGCAGCGTCCTCGCGCGGGGCCATGGCGGCGAAGAAGTCGCTGCAGCCGCACAGCACCCTGGAGTCGAGCTCCATGAGGACGCACCTCCCGTCCCTCCCCCGCAGGAAGAGCCTCAGATCCAGCACGCCACCCGCCGCGTCCGCTTCCGCCCGCACGGCcaccaccggcggcggcgccggcgccaccgTGGCCGATGGCAATGCCGCCGACGCCAGCAGCACCGCCGCCGGCTGCTCCACGGGGTGCAGAACTGCCGAATCCTCAACGGAGGAAGCCGGCGGAACAGGAGGAGGAGGGAGCGGGAGCTGGAGTGGCGGTGGCGGGAACGCGCCGGCGTCGGGGTCGATGGGGGAGACGCGGCCGGGCGAGAGGATGCGGCGCGGGTCGATGAGGCCGCCGAGCCCCGCCAGCCTGGACGAGGTCGGCGAGCCGTAGAatgacgccgccgccgacgacggcgaCTTGGGCGGCAGCTTCCTCCCCGCCCccgtccccgccgccgccgccgccggcgccggggaCGCGGCCGAGGACGGGAGCGGGCGCAGGTCGGGGCTGTCGGGCGCGCCGCCGAAGGAGCAGCACCAGGCGCGCGGGCGCACGCGCGTtgcgcccccgcccccgccgcgCCTCCGGTGGCCGCGCGGGCCCTGctgcgccgcgtccgccgccgccATGTGGTGCGGTGTGGTGTGGCGCGGGATCTGATTCTGGAGCCGAGCGAGCTGCTGGTGGAGGTGGGACGCGGCGCTAGGGTTGGGATGGGGAtggggcggaggaggaggcggcggcggccattggGAGGAGGGGCACGGCACGGGGCGAGGGGTTCGAGGAGTGGCGGCAGGCAGGCAGTAGCGAGCTTTGCAGTCCAGTGAAAGCACTCTCTCCACTCTTGTGTCTGTACTGGCAGTTGTGCCAGTCTGGCGCCACGGTGGGGCTCCGTGGACACGGTGCATGGACGCCGGACGGACTGCGGCTGGGGTCCACCGAGGGTCCAGTGGCGCGGCGACCGATGAGCGACGCCCTGCCTCGGATACCCCGTGACGCGCGCGCGCGTGGGCGCGGACGCGGGCGAGACACCGGACCGGACGGAGACGACGGTTGGGATCTTCTGCGGAGCCGAAGCGGACTTGAGGCGTGGGGCCGGCCGTCCGGTGGCGTGACACGCGTCATCGGCGCACGTGGAAACAAAGCAACGCGACGTGTGGACTGTAGGAGTGCTATGGATTGGCTGGGGGCAGAGCAGAGCTATCCGTTGGTTGCGATGATGATGGGCGCTCCAGATTGTTgcaacttctctttgatgttTGCAGGTCGAGCATCTCCAAAAgattctctatattttttttaaatactaggaatagagattttgaaaaaaaattactCTTCAACAACTTCTTTAAATAGTCATCCAAATATAGCCATTGTCTATTTTGAAATTTTCGCTAGCTAAATATAGAAAATAagaatgactctctagagtgcgcaagagatttagcaaaactgttggagagtgaaaagatatagaaaacgatttttatgcaaatgactctctaaatgatgatttagagagtgagatttagaaagtctcttggagatgctttaaggccttgttcagttggcaagGTATTGtgacactttcgtttatatttaataaatattgttcaattataaactaactaggtttaatatattcgtttcgcaaattataggtaaattttgtaattagattttgtttttctctatatttgatatttcatgcatgtgctgtaagatttgatgtgattgagattcttgaaattttttgggtacTTAGGCCTAGCTCACCCCAAAAAACCAaatacttttcaagattttcccactacatcaaatcttgcagcacatgcataaaatattaaatatagataaaaacaaaaactagttgcacagtttgtctgtaaatcgcgagacgaatgttttaagcctagttactccatgattgaacaagtttatcaaataaaaacgaaagtgttgcagtatcaaaatctaaaaactttgtagatctaaacaaggccttagttccaaaaaaaattcaaaattacccatcacattgaatattgcgacatatacatggagcactaaatataaataaaaaaaattaattgcataatttacctataatcttttgagcctagttaatagttgaataataattatcgaatacaaataaaagtgctaccgtcatcaaaaccaaaaaaaatatcGTAATcctaacaaggcctaagatcgtATACAGTCCGTCTTAACTCTCTGTACGTATTTtatacataaaataaaataaaaatatagtatTGGCCTCTCGTGCTGTTTCATCAAATCAAAGGCAAAAATGGCTAAGCTAGATGGCAATTGGTCCCACACTGGACCAAGATGCCACAGCTCCATCAACCTTCCAATCTTGTTAGTTTTCTGTTGTTCGATCGTAAGACTATGTGAAACATTTTTAGTCGGAGACCTTATAATTGTAATAGAAGATTAACTCTATTTTATTTGCAAAACAGTGTTCATCAATTGACAAGAAAGGAAGAAACATGTGACTAATGTAGGTAAAGTGCACAACGCTCCGTCTCTCCACAAGAAAAAGAACAAGGTAGACTGGTTTCCAACAAAAGTAGACAGCTAACAAAAACTGGCAAAGCATGTGACCAATGCAGGGGACCCGGATGTGGTCACACACTGACACACACAGAATGTATTATTAATTAAAGTGACATCAGATGAATTAATCGTATGAATATCCCTCACACATTGGCCATCTTTGTCAACACTGGGATTATAGTATTTGGTTGACAGTGTCGTAGCTGCCTATTTGGTCTCATCTGACATTCTGACATGGGTTTCTGGAATATGAGAAAAATCCATGAATTTTGTATTTTATAGAACTTAACCATGCACAGGCACATTCATTCTAATTCGTTGTTGAatccagttttttttttcccagGCATCTCCAATGCGGCAATGCCTCACTGGCATCATGATTACTGAACGGCCCAACACTACAGAAATTCAGCCAACCATTATGCCTTCGCTAGACAACCACCACCCACATTCACGGCTTCAGTGCGGCTGCTCCAGCTTTGTGAAACAAGGGGATAATTGCATAATAGTAAATTCATTAAGATAATTGAAGAGCCAATGTCCTTCTGGGTCCAAGGACTGGTCAGGAAACAGAGGAAAAGTTGACACACTGTTTTTTTTAAGGGACACACTCGTTGAAGCCTCAGGTCCAGGCAGGTAGGCAACTCAACCAAGCCAACAAGAGGCCAAGCTTGTTACTATCTTACCAAAATTTGGAGACATCAATCACACTTTCCTCCCATTTAGGGCGTCGAGCGATCAACTATGCACC encodes:
- the LOC8054458 gene encoding BTB/POZ domain-containing protein At2g13690, whose translation is MHRVHGAPPWRQTGTTASTDTRVERVLSLDCKARYCLPAATPRTPRPVPCPSSQWPPPPPPPPHPHPNPSAASHLHQQLARLQNQIPRHTTPHHMAAADAAQQGPRGHRRRGGGGGATRVRPRAWCCSFGGAPDSPDLRPLPSSAASPAPAAAAAGTGAGRKLPPKSPSSAAASFYGSPTSSRLAGLGGLIDPRRILSPGRVSPIDPDAGAFPPPPLQLPLPPPPVPPASSVEDSAVLHPVEQPAAVLLASAALPSATVAPAPPPVVAVRAEADAAGGVLDLRLFLRGRDGRCVLMELDSRVLCGCSDFFAAMAPREDAAAGAGAGGKRIEVDGVENLDAFRAAVELMYDPHPVRCLAAAGVSRAIDVLEVCSSIMFNKGIKSCLTYIEAVPWNENEEEKLKNLFARFTFDEAISQDILARLRPHNWNSSDDLTVQLIQSVTSSTSTAARKDMQSLVNGLLSKSSVYQKDSSGLNKESLYQICYSCLESLVDLFEEAREPTDYTGQAVAVRGSKPLIERVSRQAENLNWLLEILVNNDIAEEFVELWAKQDMLIRMHEQASAMVRYELSRISAGVFIALGKGKVQCRGDVRSLLFRGWFSTMLLDFGWLQRCPKGLDLRSLEENLGRGLLTLPLRQQQCLFEEWFQFYATKGAECPNLIRAFQVWWRRSFIRSLVEPQS